In a single window of the Acidobacteriota bacterium genome:
- the rsmA gene encoding 16S rRNA (adenine(1518)-N(6)/adenine(1519)-N(6))-dimethyltransferase RsmA, translated as MRAKKRFGQNFLRDERIIERIVAAAGVRDGDRILEIGPGDGALTADMLYSGARVTSIEIDRDLAEFLRSRFASEERFQLVIGDALSADLVQYAGEGGIKIVANLPYNISTPMLQRFIAIKDSISTMTLMFQREVVDRIAALPGNSDRGFLSVMVEDVFFVEKLFDIPPTAFSPVPKVWSSVARFTPRDDSYQDAVSFRKLVSAAFAQKRKTLENNLKRLYPEFKEIAEAIDIDPRARAEVLTLEQWRDLAGAIQARKNQSH; from the coding sequence ATGCGTGCAAAGAAACGCTTTGGGCAGAACTTTCTTCGTGATGAACGCATCATCGAACGCATCGTTGCGGCTGCGGGGGTTCGTGACGGCGATCGCATCCTTGAGATCGGCCCCGGTGACGGTGCGCTGACGGCGGATATGCTTTATTCCGGTGCAAGGGTCACTTCGATCGAGATCGACCGCGACCTTGCGGAATTTCTGCGGTCGCGTTTTGCGAGCGAAGAACGATTTCAGCTTGTCATCGGCGATGCATTGTCGGCCGACCTTGTGCAATACGCCGGAGAGGGCGGCATAAAGATCGTCGCCAATCTTCCGTACAACATCTCAACGCCGATGCTTCAGCGTTTCATCGCGATCAAGGATTCGATCTCAACGATGACCCTGATGTTTCAGCGTGAAGTAGTCGACCGCATAGCCGCCCTGCCCGGCAACAGCGACCGCGGATTCCTTTCGGTCATGGTCGAAGATGTTTTCTTTGTGGAAAAGCTCTTCGATATTCCGCCAACCGCTTTTTCGCCCGTGCCGAAGGTCTGGAGCAGCGTTGCTAGATTCACACCGCGAGATGACAGCTATCAGGATGCAGTGAGTTTTCGCAAGCTTGTATCTGCGGCCTTTGCTCAAAAAAGAAAGACGCTTGAGAATAATCTCAAACGTCTTTACCCCGAATTCAAGGAAATAGCTGAAGCAATCGATATCGATCCGCGTGCCCGCGCAGAAGTTCTAACGCTGGAACAATGGCGGGATCTGGCCGGGGCTATTCAAGCCCGTAAAAATCAAAGTCACTGA